Below is a genomic region from Eupeodes corollae chromosome 1, idEupCoro1.1, whole genome shotgun sequence.
TAAGTCTTAAATTGCAGAATTGAATAGATTATAATCAATTACCattcttataaaaatctattaaacagtTTTGAGCCTTCTATGAGTtgtttgaaagattttttataaatcatttttggcgatcattatttttaacttcccataggaagttattgtaatgggtgcgatttgtcaaaaattgaaaacatttctcgacgtttcaaggtccctaaagtcgatataaaagattttaagaaagatgtatgtgcgtgcgaaAGTCGATATAGAAGTCgatacaaaagattttaagaaagatgtctgtgcgtgcgtgtgacgttcgcgacgttttttcgttgttcatagctcaagaactagaagaagagacatcgacttcaaataaatttagttatacagaTATTAAGACAGAAACCAAAGCAGTttcaaaaaagtgaacattttgcttaacccttaatatcttacgaaccttgaattaaattttatattttatattgtaacgtaataccaaatcagtatatttttggaaaaaaattcaatcaacgttttattttatgaatcaaaaaaactaaaaaaaaaatttgtcacctcgaaaatgttACGAATAGAAAGtgattttaactccaaaacggttttgtgcaacgaaagttggtaaaaattgaatttcgactcaaatatcttttcaaaaatttaagattatggctttcaactaatttcaacttataagaaatattgttttcaacattcagaaaattttttagaaaaatcgaattgacagttttttttacaaaaaataaaaaacttaaaggaaaatttaacaaaagttagtaaaaattgattttcgatttaaatatcttttccaaaatttaagattaggtatggcttctaactaattttgacttataagaaatattgttttcaacattcagaacaatttttagaaaaatcgaattgacagttttttttaccaaaaataaaaacttcaacaaaaaaatttataaatatatttatttataaataacaaaaaaacaatactaaaacttggtaaaattttattgtgactaaaatagcttttcaaaaattaaaaatattgttttcaaactttttttttttattccacagaaaatattgttttcgatattcagtagttttttttttttataaaaatccaacagcccgttaaaatctacaaaaaatagtactaaaatttggtaaaaattgatgttcggttcttgacatctttcaaattaatttcattcatccaatttgtaaaaattttaaaatactactaaaattggtaaaaaattgtttttgaataaaaatttattcaacaaaactagactttcaagctaaactatttttgtatatgaaaaatattgttaaattaaaattaatttgggtggcgcaacagtcctattgagaactagggcctagtgactgacaactcttaaccattcctctgtgcgagtactgttgtcagggatggacctacagttttaagccgaatccgaacggcaaatttgagaaagcccttttcatgacaagaattactctgggagaattttaatttgatatatcCCTCCTTACATTTGTTGAGCCAACAAAAGTTGGGTCAGTAAGATTACAGCAGAGAATTTATTCGAAAGCGATTTGAGGCAATGGAGAAACTGAGATATGTCTAAGTCTATTTGAAGAATAAAAGAGTTGACAAGGTACAAAACGATAAAAACCGTCTTATAATTCTGAAATTATGTTTCTTCAAGGACAGCAAAATGATATGAGTAGTTAACAGTTGGGTAGCTGTCAAGTCTTCTTGTAAAGATTCTTTGCAGAGAACATTTTCGATTTGGAAACGTTGGGATTCAAATGAATCAatctatctttttttaaattctatcccGTTTCTACAAACGTTTTTGGATTAGGTTAGATTTGTTTATAATGATTAATCGGTTGGGAAATCAACAAAGTGGCAGAagccaaaatttaatttttcaataccagGATATTGTAGAAGAAAACAATTTGCTTAATAGACTATTGAATTAACTACAGATGGGAACAAATTATACAACTAggttaaattatctttttaagGACCAGACtattaaaacagtttttcaatatattttgttggaaatgcaaattgttgttgatattatttgaCACAGGTATCTAATATCTACACTATTTTTTACACCGTGTTAAAACAAATATCAGCTAAAGTAAACATTgttaaagatatttaaactttttccgtGGGTGAAAGCGCAGAATATTGAGTGTTCTCGGCCAATAGAAACACCGAATGACAAATTTTGCTAACTGCTTTCTAGAATTTATAATCTCATTAGAAACAAATTTGCTAACTGCGTTCTAGAATTTATGATCTTATTAGGACAAATTTCTCTAAGTCGTTTCTagaatttatgattttattaggACAATTTATTTGCTGCTTAAAACTATCATAAGTCTTTTTCGCGGTTTgagttaattaaacaaaaaaacattgataaTTGGATAGTGTAAATATTTTCTACGAAATGTGAGCCTACACGCAGGGAATGTAGAAGAATTTAAGGTATTTATTCTGATTAAGTATAAATAAAccatattgaacaaaaaaacttcttaaacgTAACTAGTTAAAAGACATATTCTATAGACTTCTTCATGCTTCTTATAATATTTCTAATTACTACTCCTAGGTGAtaaaataagcgctgttggcaGAGCAAATTACAACAATGTCGACTTAAACAGAAACTTCCCTGATCAGTATGGAACTGATTCTTTAAATCAGAAACAGGAACCTGAAGTTAAGGCTGTTATGAACTGGACACTTTCAATACCGTTTGTATTGTCAGCAAATCTTCACGGAGGATCGCTTGTAGCCAACTTTCCATTCGATGATAATTCAAATGACTTCCGGAGTCAAATGAGCAAACTACGGATTGCAATGACAGGCCGAAAGCCTAATCCAACGGATGATAATGAGTTATTTAAGCATTTAGCTATGGTTTATTCCAATGTGggtacaatacaaaatttattttccaaatcaactttctaatattgatattatttttttctaggcACATTCAACTATGCACTTGGGAAAACCTTGTCCATTTTTCGAAAAGGAAAAGTTTCCCGGTGGAATAACCAACGGAGCCGAGTGGTATAGCGTGACTGGAGGAATGCAGGACTGGAACTATGTCCGTGCTGGAGTGCTTGAGCTAACCCTTGAATTAGGTTGTGACAAATTTCCCATGGAATCTGAGCTACCGAAGTATTGGGAAGAAAACCGAGAACCACTTCTTCAGTTTATTGAACAGGTTCAATGTGCAGTGCATGGTTATATACGCAGTTCAATCGGTACGCCCGTATCAAATGCTATCATATTTCTGGATAATGCAACGCACAGTTCATATAGTGGGTTACAGGGTGATTACTGGAAGTTGGTCACTCAAGGAAAACACAATATAACTATTATAGCTGATGGGTACTTTTTGTTAAGCactttatacatatatagattATATATAAGGATCTTACTTTCACAGTTATGAAGTGCACCATGAAGAGTTTATTATTCCGCATGATGGACCTTGCGGCTTAAGACTTGATATAGCACTGATGCGAGATGATCCTCAGCATTGGGCTTCAGCTCATGATTATAGAATCatcgaaaatatatttcacaCCAAGTATCATTCGAAAGAAGAAATAAGAAATCAAATGGTAGAGttggaaagaaaaaatgttgGCTTCGTAAGCTATCAACACGCTGAAACTGGAACTGACTACAACTACGATTTGCTTAAAATGACTAGTGAGGTATGTAAATTCTGTTAAATTCAAATCGATTACTAAATTCTGAGCTAATATCTCAATATATTCGAATTGAACCATTCATAGTTGTTAAAGCTGAAGAACAAaagcattaatttaaaaaaaaaaaaacaagtcaaaaCGCTATAAATTgtcatttcctttttaaaattttgtttgtaaaaacttTATGCCCATTGATTTTTTCAATAGATTGGCTCTCCAGACGaaaccaaatacaaaattcttgtatTAAGCTCTCTGTTTGATACTACTTCGCCTATGGGTAGAGAGATGATTCTTAATCTTGGCAGACATTTATCTGAAGGCTATCGAATCCAAGAACCACCgatacttaaaattttcaaaaacagcgtcattcatttattaccaattatggagaattttgaaaaaatcaataatatttatcaaaataagtaAGTATCTACACAATAAtgttaatattaaaacattttttttttatttaaccatTCAATGTTGTTTCAGTAAAACTGTGTGTGATCCTCTTGTAGGTAATGAATTGGCAGAAAAGATCCTTGATCCAAAATCTGACAAACGCAGAGATTTGTTCATTGAAATGATCGATAGAGAAAAATTCGATTTAATTTTGTCCTTTAGCGCCGGAAACTATGACCTCATGTAAGAATTATTTTCTCTTAAGAAtattaaatcacaatttattgctcatattctatttaaaattagGTATCCCCAAAAACCACTGTTGGAAAACTTTGCTCGCCTGATCGAAAAAGTAGAAATACCTTACTCACGACCAACATGTCCTTTAACATCTTCACGCACATCTCAAAAAGATAATACCCAACGATTGACGAACCTTTTCTATAAAATACACCGTGTACCAATGTTTAGTCTTGGTATTTCGTGCTGTCGTATGCCTTCTCAAGAACAACTTGCATCAGTGTGGAGAGAAAACATTGAGAGAATAatgaattttattcatttaattgattttggaaTAAAAGGACGTGTGGTCTCAAAGAGTGATGGTCAACCTTTGCGTAATGCCTTCGTTAAAATCAATGAATACAATGAGATCTATAACGTTAGCAAAAACCTAGCTCAGTTTAAAGTTATTCTCCCTCCTGGGGAATATGATATTGAAGTGATTTGTGCAGGATATCAAACTAAATATACACATGTTTCTACTATCACAAAAGATCAATTTGTGGACTTGGGTGTACTGGAACTAGCTCCGGGAAAAACTAACTTTGGTAAAGCTGTGATCAGTGAAATAAACATGGGCGAGCTGGGTGATATTTCTGGTAAGTAGCAAGAAATTGGTATTGAATATTCttacacaaaacaaatatattcccTTACTTACATGTACTTTAAAGGATTCGTTCTGGATATGGATAATCATCCTGTTGAAAATGCTAAAgtgtatacaaaaatcaaaaataaagtatattCTAACTTCACAAACAAGTACGGAGGATACATTCTGAACAACGTTCCATATGGTAGTTTAAAAGTTGATGTTGAATCTTCTGGCCATTATCCTTCATCGAGAATCCttcaagtaaaagaaaaaacaagcaATACTGTTTTCTATTTGAAGACAGATGAACGCGTAATGGGAATGCCACGTTTGATATTCGTTTCTATAGCCGGatgtattttagtttttatggtTGTGACTTGTGCCTTTTTTGTTCAATGTGTCCAGGCGAGAAAACATCGGGTTAAGAAGTACTACAATTTTTCACTTCTTCCTCAAAAGGAAAGGCAGCTTTTTGAAGAAGACGAACAAGGTGAAACGGAAATATTTCGTTCCCcaataaaaagtttgttgtgaaaattcatacaaaataggtacgagtatatgttTTTCTAAATCCATTTATATCGTTTcaggaaatatgtcttcaaaaccGTATTATGACGAGGATCTACAAGTTTTTAATAGCGAAGATGAAGAAGATAGTGATGCAGAAGTTATGGTAATGCTGGGCCAAAACAGCAACGATATCTCataacattaattaattttaagtttaattaaaaaaaacttaaaaaatccaGAGGCACAATAAATCAAATCTCAAATGAACcggatattgatttcaaaaaatatccgtGCAAATATTATTGTTTCTTTCATATTAATAAAGAAAACCTAATATCATGAATTTGCAgggattttttaaacaattttttaaataaatcaaacacaaaaacttaaattaatttacaaacaaaaacataaaatatttaattaaaaatgtttgttttgatatttttaatacctataatatatacataagtaataattattttgtatccaGTTGAATTTTCTGAGATCTCAGGAAGGgattaatttaataacaaaaaaaaacacctcccttatttttttaataaaactatttgtTATAATTCAATTgcgtttaattttgaaaaatcgttgAAAAAACCTTTCTTTCAATTCATATTTCGATGGGATCACGAGTAAGATTGACAAAAATGGTCAGAGTAGGAAAaacacttaaacaaaattgttgaatatTGGGAAGATTTTAAAATCGCTGAAAAAGTGTGTCTATTTCCGTAAGGCAAGGCTTGATTGAGGAAATATCGGGTTCTGCAAATATTTGTTATGGACTTGTtgaaaattctgtaatttcaatTTACGAGAACCTAAAACTTAACATAGAGTTCGAAAAGATCTTTCTTTTGATGATGTTATCTGAAGAGGACTCTCTTTGGCACTGTCCCCTGATACTCCTATTTTATTGCTTTGTGCTTGCGAGTGGTTATATGAACGTAATATAAATTAGGCAATCAAATTTaagtaattatttataattaacagtaatatatttctttattttcttagaTTAACTAAAAATACAGATAATATAAAGAAtggtttacaataaaatatatctacTATTAATGTTGAACCAATGGACCCCAAAACATTTTCGATATCTTACGTTCGTTCTCCGTAAGGAAATATTGTCGTCCGAGATGAACGAATTCATTTAGTGATAGCTGACCATCACCATTTCTATCGATTACAGCAAAGGATATAGCCGCGTCCTCATCAGTGAGTCCAAGACAACGGaagaataatttgtattgaTCCAGATTCAAGTTACCAGTGTGATCAATATCGACTGCCTTAAAGATGTACGGAAGaaatcttccaattttgttcACTAATTCCCTATCGTTGAGTTTATGATGTACTTCAGTTAAAAATTGTTCGGCAGTAATAAGATTGTACGGATTTATTTCACCCCATTGTTCTTCCCAAGTTTGCtgtttacaaaacaattatGTTAAGATTTAATGATAAGAAATAGAATGAGTATTCACAACTTACTTTCATAACTTCGAGGAACTCTGCAGACATTTCTGGGGATAAGTTGCCTACATCAGTGAATCTTTTAGCGAGCAGACTGTAATCATCAAATGAAATGACACCGTCACGATTAacatccaaaattttatgaaggGTCCGCATTTTTCGGCGCCAAAATTCACTTTCTCCCTGAAAATTAAGTATACATACgttatattgtttaaaagttaTTGTTTGTTAATATAATTCTGTACTTACTCTTTGTGAATTTCTTATTTGTCTTAGGTTTTTCTTATGGGACGACTCTTCATCTGAATCCGAATCGGAATCTGAATCTGACTCCAGGTCATGTGAATAAATTGGTTTAGAGCTTTTCGAATATTGTCGGACTGCGTTAGTTAGAGTATCATTTTGGCTATGAATAATCTTCAGCAATGAGAACATctataaaacaacaattaataataataataattagagCAAAATACAATTCATATATGTAGTTAAATTTAAGTGGATATATTTCATTGTTCATTTGTTATAAACAAGTATCTGACTTCAGAAATGCTACTTCTATAATAGGTATTAATAAAACATTGGAtcgttataatttttaaataaatcgtaTCGAAATAATTATCGTatgtaacgggttatccattttgcggtttcaaaagcatAGGGCCCGAATTCAACATCCGTCaaattaagttgttaaaccattttttttaaaattaaaagtctgtcatttacgaaaatggatcgtttAACTATCGGACAACGCATACACTGTGTTAAAACCTACATACTACAAAAACGGTGATTCTGCCCCAGCCACATACTGTGCTTTAAGAGGAAAGAAAttagcaaaattgtgaagaaatttaaagagattggattggttacagatgttgaaaggcctgtgcatcatcgtttcgtttgttcactgaaaatatcgctgtaAGTAAGTGTTAGTGTTGCCAAAGAccaaatgtgtcgattcctcgtcgttctcaggaatgaGGGCTGTCTTACGTTACATTATGGATTACTATTTGggtttctgagaatcctcaagtaattgaagagaagcCATTACGtctacaaaaagtcactgtttggtgcggtctTTGGTACGGACGTGTGATTAGAACTTACTTCGTCGAAAACGGCAATAGAaagactgtcaccgtcaataaGTGGTCGAAATTACATCAatagaatcgatgcttgcaacgcGTTTTAGTCGTTTATGTAGTGTAGGGTTTCACACATAATTTGAACggtcatattttttaataaaaaagacccacactgataacttcctatcccgtctgtcgatttgtcttgcttaaaagtttgtctatatgtactggaactcgtatcaatttttaccaaatttgcgttctaaaaacggactgttagatttttatataaaaattattgaatatcgaaaacaatattttctgtgaaataaaataagtttgaaaccaatatttttaatttttgaaaagctattcgagtcgaaagtaaatgtttaccaaattttagtatttttttttttagagttttattttttgtaaaaaaaactgtcaatttgattttttttcaaaattttatcgaatgtcgaaaacaatatttcttatcagataaatttttgcaaagatatttgattcggaaatcaatttttaccaacttttttttatttttttaattttttgtacaaaaactgtcgtttcgatttttttaaaattttactgaatgttaacaacaatattttttgaaagatgaaagaagtttcaagccaatatctacaatttttgaaaagatatttgagttgaaaattaatttttaccaacttttatacatttttttttaagtttttattttttgtaaaaaaatctgtcaattcgattcttctcaaaactttatcagatatcaaaaatattattcttcgttgcacaaaattttagtagtaaaattatggagatgaacattttttttgatttataaaaaaaaaccgttaaatagttttttttttcaaaaaatatacttttttgatatcacgttacaatttattatataaaatttaattcaagtctctagcgtttttggttcgcaagatttttagggttaaccaaaattttcaccttttttcaaactgctatggtaaaaaaaacacccacgcaattttcttgagagccctttctgcatcttcctgccttattatctgtataacaacatttattttaaatcgatatatcttctggttcttgagctatggacgacgaaaaaaacgtcgcgaacgtacagacagACCTATCTCTActtaaatctttctaaaaatcttttatttcgactctaggaaccttgaaaagtcgaaaaTCCGACCCATTACAAAACTTCACCTTTgagtaaataaacataaaatcagggattaaaaataaaaatcctcaGGTTATGCTCAACTTTAACTGAACTTAAACGTCATTGACGTTTTCGATTACAGCAAAGGATATAGCCTTTCCATGGCTTTGTTAAAATTGGTTAGGTAGATTTTGAGATACCTTATTGACCGAGTTGGATACCTTAATGAAACAAACTTTCAGCTcttcacaaaaagcagacagACATTTAGATTTCGTGTTACAAGATTATTGAGGAATAACATTTATTATAGATAGCTTCAATTCAaccgatttttaccaaaaacatatacataaatagatTAAAAATTCATCTTCGGGttcgtttaaatttaattgtttaaatcagCAGTTATGCCTTcggattccttttttgttgtttcctgTTTTGGATTAGCTGTTCCTTTACAGGTAAAGCATTAACAAAAAGGTATTTGTGTAAGATTAAATGcagtcaatttttttaagttgataaactttggtttttaaaatctggaGTTGACGATGACAAATTCAGGGAAAACTAAAAATCGAAATCGATTTAGAAAATTCTCTCGCTGGTTGATTTCAACTTCGAGTAAATAAAATGGTTCTTAATTAATATTCTAAGCGGATAAGAACAAATTGATGCAGAACTTTGACTGACCAAAACCGTTATTGAAATTAAGTAGTCAGTTTTTCCATGGCTGCGTTtatgttcatttatttattcatataagatttacaatttattaaataaacttaagtcaataagttataaataaataaaatatgtgatTAATTCATCATAcataatcaaaatataaaatcaattgaaatgaaaatactgtagtagtttatttttcaaagaagatcTAATTAATTcagtacaaaattaaaaatcagtacaatttaaaattaagttagttttttgaCACAGCGGGTTATTGGTTCATTTTTCGCGTAATTAACTCTGTGTTCATCTTCTCtaaacaaacaactttttcgAAGTTGTCGCGTggagcatacaaatttattaaagacaatGAAAAAGGGAatttgatatgatatgataaaatatcacttataaacatcaaagaaaacattttacgggtattttcaagtgattgaaTAGCTAAAAGTTGGCATCTAGTTTTGTATGATGGAGTTTCGATGTTCCACccaaattttgtaaacttttttttgacaatttcaatTCTCTTAGATTGAATGTTATAAAAAGGGTTCTAGATTACACAACAGTATTCCAAGATTGATCTTTGAGGTAAACAGCGATTTAAGAGTAAAAGGGTCTTTTAAGTCTTTGCTATTGCGTTTGATAACACCGAGaattgaatttgctttggatacactaaattcaatgtactttataaatttaagtttaggCTCAAAAACTACACCAATATCTTGAACTtgattcttaattttgtattcaaagatgatttcagaaaagttgcggcaaaaagaaaaacattgacatttagcgacatttaaataaaattggtttttggtGCACCATTGGGATAGTTTTGAAATATCGTCTTGTAAAATATGACAGTCATTGatagattttatgcaacgaaaaaccTTCAAATCATCAGCGAAAAGAAGTTGATGAATTGAGGAAAATACTAGGTAaatcatttgtaaaatttaGGAAAATAAGGGGTCCAAGATGGCTTATCCTGGTTAGGTGGATTTTGAGATACCTTATTGATCGAGTTGGAAACCAACATTAAGATAGCttgacaaaaactaaaaacaactttcaaatcTTCACAAAAAGCACTTGATTTTTGCCATAAGCATacaaatttagaataaattttcgggccttcaaattcaattatatGTTAAATCAGCAGTTGTGTCAGATACCCACTTATGTATATCAGAAATTgccaatctcgtgttggatagattatcttggataggtggatttttagataccttgttgaatgaGTTGGATAGCTCTATtgagaaaactgtcaaaaaataaaaacaactttcagctgttcataaAATGCCGAGAAACATTTAagtttcaaagtcaaaattgttgtaagataaaacatttaatggataattcaactgattcgtcggatgatggtgaattgataggtgcgagataatctgtaatctatgtacATTTCACTCTTAGCTCAAgtggaattctatacgattaataattttcttcgaaatatcaggttttaaacgattaacgtttaacagaaaactatcttaaaagaaaatagatcTTAATTAACTTCTAAAATTTGGAGGCAAATAGCATCTTCATCGTCTGTTaagtacagaacatcctcaattacaacttcaactaacattttgtatctttttgtttactaacaaatacaaaaaggtaaaatcaattttcaaatttctttaaatttaaccatGTGCTGAATgtgctgttctgtcagatacctacatacccctagaaattcttggatacctttggattcctttttgacagcttagtttctttttgattaGCTGTTATTTGACACGtcaaacactaacaaaaaggtatccggataccctatctgtccgAGATTGAACACAGCCATTGTTGGATACCTTTGTTCCTTTAAAcgaaaacactaacaaaaacgTATCCGGATACCTTATCTGTCTGAGATAAAACGAAATCCATTTCTTCTAAGTTGGAGTTGAAAATCTTGAGTTGAGGATGACAAATTCGGGAGACgaaaattaaaatcgaaaatatttttttcgcaGGTTGATTTCACTCTTACTAGGGTAAAGTCGAGGAGGATTGGACACGTGGGAGGAATTGACATCAGGACTTTTCTAAAAAAGTGTAGACATTGGCAGCACTTtagttatgaaaaaacgaaGATAGTTACGATTGATTTGAGCTACCAACAAATTATAACTGTGATCTGATCATTGTGGTTGTGTGAAATAGAaagaataattgtttttgaGTCCATTTGATGTAATATTTGAGATAACTAAACTAATTGCAGTTTCGGTAGTAAgtagttttagttatttaaagTGAAATTTACAACACGTGGATCTGtttgtaaataatattatacTATAAATATTGGTGAGCAAcaactctttatttttttttaaattattttccaaaagtcAACTGAAAGGAGGTTTTGA
It encodes:
- the LOC129940986 gene encoding sarcoplasmic calcium-binding protein, with translation MALSFVRLNILRTSRELINPKNVTGSFGMFNKRIMKSEIRMFSLLKIIHSQNDTLTNAVRQYSKSSKPIYSHDLESDSDSDSDSDEESSHKKNLRQIRNSQRGESEFWRRKMRTLHKILDVNRDGVISFDDYSLLAKRFTDVGNLSPEMSAEFLEVMKQTWEEQWGEINPYNLITAEQFLTEVHHKLNDRELVNKIGRFLPYIFKAVDIDHTGNLNLDQYKLFFRCLGLTDEDAAISFAVIDRNGDGQLSLNEFVHLGRQYFLTENERKISKMFWGPLVQH
- the LOC129953783 gene encoding carboxypeptidase D: MIWAILYKIALLVLSTQSYVIKNDEQFIENPFYHTQENLEDTFLKLQKTFPEYAKVHSIGHSLEGRNLMVIQIGKNVRHRNLLTPMVKYIGNMHGDEAVSREVLIYLAQYLLHNYEKNEEISKLINTTDIYIMPTMNPDGFARSQEGNCDSLRNYVGRHNAAGMDLNRDFPDRLEDEHTIQLKASQRQPETSAVIEWLINNPFVLSANFHGGAVVASYPYDNSVNHHECCEESLTPDDLVFKTLAHSYSDNHPVMRTGKECNETFANGVTNGAFWYELNGGMQDFNYAFTNCFELTVELSCCKYPLASTLPNEWHKNKRSLISLLKMAQMGLKGLVKDINGYPINDAKIVVQGIEDKIIRTTKRGEYWRLLTPGTYNVQALAFGYEASPIHKVEIPNKDEPIRLDFNLKPSDSLNDDSFRKVKVERSDEISSGFSATTKFVHHNYTQMEKFIRNLSKAYPSITRLYSIGKSVEGRELWVLEIFSKPGQHIPGIPEFKYVANMHGNEVVGREMLLYLAKYLCEHYNRDERITNIINGIRLHFLFSMNPDGYEIAKEGDKISAVGRANYNNVDLNRNFPDQYGTDSLNQKQEPEVKAVMNWTLSIPFVLSANLHGGSLVANFPFDDNSNDFRSQMSKLRIAMTGRKPNPTDDNELFKHLAMVYSNAHSTMHLGKPCPFFEKEKFPGGITNGAEWYSVTGGMQDWNYVRAGVLELTLELGCDKFPMESELPKYWEENREPLLQFIEQVQCAVHGYIRSSIGTPVSNAIIFLDNATHSSYSGLQGDYWKLVTQGKHNITIIADGYEVHHEEFIIPHDGPCGLRLDIALMRDDPQHWASAHDYRIIENIFHTKYHSKEEIRNQMVELERKNVGFVSYQHAETGTDYNYDLLKMTSEIGSPDETKYKILVLSSLFDTTSPMGREMILNLGRHLSEGYRIQEPPILKIFKNSVIHLLPIMENFEKINNIYQNNKTVCDPLVGNELAEKILDPKSDKRRDLFIEMIDREKFDLILSFSAGNYDLMYPQKPLLENFARLIEKVEIPYSRPTCPLTSSRTSQKDNTQRLTNLFYKIHRVPMFSLGISCCRMPSQEQLASVWRENIERIMNFIHLIDFGIKGRVVSKSDGQPLRNAFVKINEYNEIYNVSKNLAQFKVILPPGEYDIEVICAGYQTKYTHVSTITKDQFVDLGVLELAPGKTNFGKAVISEINMGELGDISGFVLDMDNHPVENAKVYTKIKNKVYSNFTNKYGGYILNNVPYGSLKVDVESSGHYPSSRILQVKEKTSNTVFYLKTDERVMGMPRLIFVSIAGCILVFMVVTCAFFVQCVQARKHRVKKYYNFSLLPQKERQLFEEDEQGETEIFRSPIKRNMSSKPYYDEDLQVFNSEDEEDSDAEVMVMLGQNSNDIS